The segment TAGTATATCCTGATTCAAAAGTTAACTGATCATTAATCTCGTACATTTCAGAAGGAAGAAGAGGATAGTTAGTCCTGTTTTTTTCATTATATGCATCTAATTGATCTTGACTTCCAGCTTGAATATCGACACTTACTTGATTATTCGTTTTACGTGCTAAATTAACAATGACATCATTAATATATGTGTCTTGACCTTCAGCAACAAAGCTTTGCAATAAGTCATTGCTCTTTAAATAAATACCTTGATCGCTTTTATGATCTTCTAAGGCATCTTTATATAGCTCATTTTGACATCCTGTAAAAAGGATGAATAAGCTAAGACATGATAATATAATTTTTTTCATTTTATACACTTGTTATTTTTCAATAGGATAAACTTGATTTCCAAAGTATAAAGCTTTGCGCAGCCAATGGTATGGTCTGTTTTCAGCTTCTTCACGGTTGATATTTGCGTAATCATATTCCATATGGAAAGTACCAATACCACCAATTCGTTTACCACTTGGAAGATTTAAAGTTGCATAATCTAATATTTGTGTTCCTGGTTCTCTATTTAATTCAGGTCTCACTGTACTTCTATAATGAGTAATACCACCTGTTTTCCAAGTTTGTTCAAACTCCACAGTAATAATTGTTTTTTCTTCCCAATCTGATAGGTGTGGATGATTAATTTTACTTAAAACATAACTAGTTCTACTTTCCCAATAAGCTTGATAAATATAATGGTCTACAAGTTTTGAAGTTTCACTAGAGAGAAGGTCTGGTTGTCCATCCATAACAAGCATACGTCCTGCAGGACGGAGTCTTTCACTTAATGTTTCAATGAAAATTTGCATATTTCTATTTCCATTAGGAGATATTTCTTGACCACTGGCTAGAGTTCCTGAATGACCGTACCCTGGTTCGTAATCAATATCAAAACCATCTAAGTTATACTTTTCGATCGAGTCACAAATAGCACTTGCATAAGCTCTAACTCCATCTTCGAAAACTCCTTTACCTTTTTCTTCAACCCAATAGTCAAGAGCATCTCTTCCTATAGGTGTTAATTGATCTCCTAAGTCCTGAATAATCCAGCAGAGTATAGCTTTCCCACTTTTTACTTCTTGAAAGAATTTAAGATCCTTTTTTTGCTCAGGAGTTAAATTTCCTCTACATCCCCACAAAGAAACAAAGTCAACACTATCTGGTAGTGCTTTGAGGTAGTTTTGAGGATTGTCCCCCTTACCTGTCCAGTTACCAAACCATCCGAATCCTTTGACATGGCGAGTTTCTCTATATTCTTTAATATTTTTAAAATACTCTTGTAAGTCTAAGGTAAGATCTTCCATCGATTCTGCCTCTAAGTATGGAATACGTCTTTTTAAACCTTCTTGGTTCTCCAAAATATCTCGTTCAGTGTCTGTCCACTTACTACAAGCTTGGGGTAAGAATACCATTGTCAATACAAAAGGTATTATATGTATAAGCGTTTTTATATTTGATTTCATTGTCTTTATTTTCTTAAAATTAGCGTTGAGATGGTCTGTCTTCACGAACCCACCACATTTTAGTAGCACCTGTATCTTCTCCACCTAACAGAGATGGAATTTCATTCATATTAGGATTATTACTGTATTCGCTTGGTGAATATCTAAAACGTTCTGGTGCAAGACACTCTGTGCAACCAATTCGTTTAGGAGCTTCTCTGTCTTCAGGTGGTAGTATAAAAGGATAGCCTGTTCTACGATACTCTGTCCAAGCTTCAACAGCATTCGGATATAATGCTAAGTATTTCTGAGTCATTATTTTCTGAAATTGTTGTTCTTTTTGGCTAAGGTTAGAAGCCTGATTCATATCATTCCAGTTAGGTGATGTATTCTTTTCGGAAATTTTGGCAGAGTAGTAACCATAATGATAATTTGACATATCAATATCTGTAGGTCTTGATTTAGATTTTAGATATTGTTCTACACCCTTTACTCCATTTTCTTCAAAAGACATAGTCACACCTTCTTCATATAGCTGTTTGGGATTTTCTGAAATTAATCCAAATAATGCTGCTTCAGCTTTTAGAAACAATACTTCCGATGCACGCATCCAGTAGAGTGGAGAACCTTCATAAACATTTGGTTTAGATGCAAATTCAGGTGTATTTTTCCCCATCTCTTTACTCCTACTATTAGTAGGCGCTACAGCTAAATAATGAGCTTCATCAAAAAAAGTTCCTTTGGTAAAGTATTTAGATATACGAGGATCTTCATATCCTGTTAAATAACTCCATATACCTAGTCCCATTCTAGTTTCACCATAATCTATAGAAGCTAACAGAGAGTTTAATAATGGCATTTTGCTGGTACTTTGAACTTTAGCTTCTTCTTCAATATTCTCAATGACACCTCCGTTTGCTGGATCGAGAGCTTTTTGAATGTACTCTTGTGCTAAAGCTTGGTCTTTAAAATGTACACGTACACTCATTCTTAGCATAAGAGAATTTGCGAATTTTACCCATTTACTAGTGTTGCCATCATAAATTGCATCATAGTCATTCATTAATAATGAAGGGTAATTTTTTAGAATTTCTACTGATTCATCCAAATCTGCAAGCATTGCTCTATATACATCTTCTTGTGAGTCTAGTTTGGGAGCAATACTACCTTTTCCTGCATTAGTATATACTATAGGTCCAAAAACGTCAGTTGCTCTTAACCAACCTGCTACTTTTACAATATTAGCAAGTGCTAAAGTTGCTTTATCATTAGGTTCTTCAGATCCGTTTGCTTCTTTGTAAATATCATTCCATGATCTATATAGCTTAGAGTAAAAGTTTTCATAAGCATAAGTCATGCGGTCTTCTCTAAAGTTCCAATTTGATTCAATATTGAAGCCCCAATTGTTATTGTTTCCGAAATATCCAATATAGTTTCCAGAAGATATTAGATCTGTATTTTGAAGATCATTACCTGGATCTGTAGTTTTATCTGGAGACCCAATAGGGATAACTAATTGTTGCATTTTCATAAATGCGGAACCATATGCTAGTCCTCCCGCTTTTAACTCTGAATCTGTAACACCGTAGATATTTGAATTAATATCCTCATAGTCGGCACAAGCAGATAGTAATGCTATTAATGCTAAATATATATATTTCTTCATTTTTATAATATTAAAATTAAAGATTAGAAACCTACTTTAAGTCCAACTCCAAACGTTCTTTGACTTGGAAGCATGAAGTAGTCATAACCTTGTCCAAATGTACCTGTTGATGCAGTTAATTCTGGATCGAATGGAGCTTTATTATAAAGCATCCAAAGGTTTGTTCCATAAACTGATAATGACAAATCATTAACAATGTTATTAAACCATTTCTTAGGGAAAGAGTATGATAGACGAGCTTCTTGTAATCTTACATTTGTTGCAGAGTACACATAATATGCATCAAGATTTGAAACTGATTCATAATAGGTTTTAGGATCTACTACAAAATCACCTACTTGTACACCTCCTGCATCTCTTGCTTGTGCTGAAACCTTTGAAACTCCAAACTTGTCAAGCATAGCTTGTGTCTTGGAAATAACTTGTCCTCCAATACGAGCATTAAAGAGCATGTTAAAGCTAAAGCCTTTATAGGAAAGTGTGGTGTTCCAGCCTAAATTCCATTTAGGATTGACAGAACCAATTTTATATGGAGTAGTTGATTCGGTTAGTAATTGATCACCATCTTCTTTGTTGTAGTTAATATGATTTTCGTCATCACGTTTTAACCATTCATCTGCATACAGATCTCCAATTTGACCTCCTTCTCTCAAACGGAAACGTCCCATTTGGATGTCTGAAAGGTCTAGTATTTGTGTAGGATCTACAGGGTTTTTTACATTGTGAGCTAATTCTTTAATTTTATTTCTATTAGCTGTAGCTGTTAATACTGTATTGTATTCAAAGTCTTTGAAAGACTGGCTTAAGCCTAAGTTTATTTCAATACCTTTATTTTGTACGTTACCAGCTTGAACAAACATATAGTTATAACCAGAACCCTTTGATAATTGAGCCTTTAGCAATTGGTTATATGTATTTGATTTATATAAGGTAACACCAATTGAAAGAATATTGTTAAACCATTTAGAATCAACCCCTAATTCATATGATCTTGTTCTTTCAGCCTTTAGATCTGACACAGGATAATATTCATAAGGATCAACAGCTCCTCCTGAAATATTGTGAGTAATAGTACCTGGAGTTAAACCTGTGAATGGAATAGGTGAACCTACTTCTGTATATGAAGTTCTAACTTTCAAGAAAGAAAGAACAGGCTTAATTCTTTGTTGTAAATCATCTGACAATAGTTCTGTTACTAGAGCTGAAAGACCTATTGATGGATAGAAAATCCATTCATTTTTACTATTTACTAATTGAGATGGTTTATCCCCTCTACCTGTTAGAGTTAAATATAGAGCAGAGTTCCATGATAGCTCTGTGGAACCAAACATTGCAAAATTTCTTGTTCTACTATTTCCTCCTATTTCTGAAGGTGTACTATTGGTTGGATCAATATTTGTATATGTGAACTTATTAGGAACTAATAATAATTGTCCACCATATCCACGACCTTTTGTATCATACTCTTCAAAAGAAGAACCGATATTCGCTGTTAAGTGAAAATTAGTATTTAGATCTTTGTCTAGATTCACCATAATATCAGCATACTTTTGTTTGAAAGTAGAGTTAGAATAGGTGTATCTTCCTTTTGGTTTAGCAAATGTGTTTATAGTTGAAGCATATCTTTTATCTTCTTTTTCAGTATAAGTATTATCTAATCTGACACGGCCTGCTATATTTAACCAATTAGTTAAATCATATTTTGCTTGTCCATAAAACATATATCTGTCTTTTGCTTCTGGTCTAATGTTACGATATGCAATCCAGTAAGGGTTTTGGATATCCATACCCATGTCGCCAGGACTCCAGTATTGTTCACTATATCCAAGATTTTCATTGTATCTTTCAAAATACTTTTCTTGTTCAAAGTTTTGTCCTCTTGGGTATAGATATGCTCCTACAATAGGGTTAAAGTATGTACCAAAAGAAACCATATTATTAGCAAATTCTCTAACATAACTAGCTGATGCATCAATAGTAAGTTTGTCATTAAAGAATTTAGCTGTATTTCTAAGAGTTACATTATATCTATGATATTTGTTGTTAGGAACAACTCCTGTTGCATTGATAGCTGAAGCAGAAAAGTAAGTTTGATTTTTTTCTGTTCCTGCCGATATATTGAATGAGTTATTAAAAGTATTTCCTGTATTAAAGAAATCTTTTGGATCATAAGATGTCGGAGTTGCTAATTTATCACCCCATGATCTGGAATCACCAGATTTATTACCATAGGTATTTTGAAATTCTGGTAAAATGTATGCGTTAGCAGCTTCAAATGAAGAATTGACATTGACTCTGACTTTGCCTTCTTTACCTTTCTTTGTATTAATAAGAATTACGCCATTTGCAGCAGAAGCTCCGTAAAGAGCAGCAGCAGAAGGACCTGTAAGGACAGAAATACTTTCAATGTCGTCAGGGTTAAAATTCGAGATACCTTCTCCTGAAGTCATACCACCGAAACCTGTGCCACTTCCACTTCTGTCTGCTTGGTTACCAATTGGAATACCATCAACAACGTATAAAACGTTATTATCTCCCATGATTGATTTATTCCCTCTCATTACTACACGAGTAGAACCACCCACGCCTGCAGAGCTTCGTTGGATGTTTACACCTGCAACTTTACCAGAAATAGAGTTCATAAAGTTTGCATCTTTTATTGAAGTAAGTTCATCTCCCTTTACTTGTTGTACATTGTAGCTAAGTGCTTTTTCTGCACGTTTAATACCTAAGGCAGTAACAACTACTTCATCGAGTGTCTTAGTGTCTTCCTTTAAAACAACTTTCAGGTCTTGACCTTTTGTGATTTTAAATTTTTGAGACATATAACCGATGTATGAAACTTCTAATTCGCTACCATTGGGAACATCGATACTAAAATCGCCATCAATGTTTGTAATAGTTCCTGTTGATGAACCTTTAATAGCAATGCTAACACCGATTAAGGATTCTCCAGCTTCATCTACTACATTACCTGTTACTTTGTGTCTTGTGGTTGATTGTTGTGCTTTAGCTGTTTGTTTAGCGGATAATACAAGATGATTGTCCTTGATTGTGTAATTAACATTCGAGTTTTTTAGTAGTCTTTCAACAACAACTGATGCATCTTCGTTTGTTGCTTTAATACTATATTTTCCTTGAGTGTCTATGTCTTTGACATTATACACAATTGATAGGGATGCTTGTTGCCCTATCTCTTTGATGATTTGTTCTAATGTTGATTCTTTGAAATCTACCGTAATTTTAGAGCTCTGTGCATTAGCAAAGGTGCTCATTGATACTAATAGTAGAATCAACAACAAATATTGAAATTTGTATTTCATAGTTTGTTAATTGATAAAAAATGTATAAGTAATAGTGTTTATCTTGATAAGAGTAATTTGTTTTTCTTTGAAAAGTTTATGGAATGTGTTGTTTCATTTTTTTAGAGTGTTTATTAATTTATGTTTAGATTTCAAAAGTTATAAGTAATACAAGTTGGTTTTAAGTCTTACTAAAGAATGTTTGCGTTTTTTTATATAAATATTTTCATATATAACTTAACTATCTGTTTATTAGAGTTTTAATACTTTTGATGTTAGAGTCTTTTTAAAGGAAATTATTTTTTAGTCTGAGTCATAGATCTATCATAACACCGACATGATGATGTCTTGTCGGTGTTATGATCATAGCATGAGTTAGTCAAAAGATCTTCTTAGTTTTATTTAAGTTGGAAAAAATGAGTTCTTTTTAGTTCTATAGTTAGCTAAAGAATAAAAATCCCAAAAACATTTCTGCTTTTGGGATTTTCTTTCTTATAAATATTAATCAGCTTTATACTTCTAGTGTATAGACCTAGAGAGTTTCTTTATTTAGTATAGAATAACTTTATTATCTATTACTCTATATTTAAATTTTTCGGTGAGTGTTAGTATATTTAATATATAGTCTATATTATCATTTGTAGAGAAGGAACAAGTGTATATTTCTTCTTTTAGCTTATCATTCTCAAATTGAAAATGGATATTGAAATGCTGTTCAAGTGTTTGTGCAATCTCTTGTAATGTACTTTTATCAAAGGTTAACTCTCCTGTTCTCCAAAGTAAAATATTATGAGGTTTACTATATGTAAATAATTCAGAACTGCCATCTTTTGCATTTATAATGATGCTTTGTCCTGGCTTTAAAATGGTAGAGTCTTCTACTTTTGAACTTTTTACTTGGACTGAACCCTCTAGTAATGTAGTTATAACTTCAGCTTCACTTTCTCTGGAGCGAACATTAAACTTAGTTCCAAGCACTTTTACATCTACATCTTGAGCAGATACAATAAATGGCTTTTTTTTATTGGGTTTTACCTCTAAGTATGCTTCACCATCAAGCGCCAAAATTCTCTTTTTATTCCAAAATGATTCTGTGTATTTTACTTGTGTTGTTGCATTTAACCAAACCTTTGTTCCATCAGGTAACGTTATTTCACTTCTTTGGTTATCATCGGTTGATGCAATATAGGTAGCATTAATATTATCTTGCATAAGGAATAAGAGTATACTTGTAGTAAGGACTATTCCTGTAAAAAAGGCTGCGAGTGGTGTTGCTATCTTTCTAAAAATAGGAATAAAGCGAGTTGGTGACAGAGGAGAAGTATTATCTTTGTGAAGAGTTATTTTGCTCTTTATCCTTTCAAAACTGACATTCTCATCCGCTTTTTCGTAGGCATAAGAAGCCTTCTCTAGTTTGTAAACAGTATAAAAATCTTGCATCTTTTGTTTATGCTCTTCAGATTTATTATACCATTCTTCGACTTTTTGGGTTTCTTCAGTCGATAAACTATTGTCAATATATTTAGTGAGTGTTTTATAGTCTAGCTCCATGGTTCTTTTCAGAATGTCTGTATCTATATTTAATTTAATATATGGTTGTTGTAAAGTTAATACAATTAAGTATATATAAGTACTAAATAAAAAGAGGTTTTTTTTAAAAAATATTTTTTGATGATGTGTATCTTTTGTTGTAGGTTTGCAGTCGGAATATAAATATGGAGTGTATTGGCGTTGACAAATAGTGAAAATAGTAAAGAACTCATCCAGCAACTAAATGAAGGGAGTCATGATGCTTTTAGAAAAATTTACACTTTTTACTACAGGGGTTTAGTGGCCTTTTCTTCACAATATGTGGATTTTGAAGAAGCAGAAGAAGTTGTTCAAGAAGTAATGTTGTGGGTTTGGGAAAATAGAAACAAGATATCATATAAATTGTCTCTAAAGTCATTGCTGTTTACTATGGTCAAGAATCGGTCATTAAATAAGATAGCTCATTTAGATGTTCGTAGGCGAGCTTATGCAGAAATAATACGAGAATCTGAAGATTTAGCAACACCTGATGATTTTGTAAATGGATCTATCTTTAAGAAATATCAGCTATTACTAAAAACGATGCCCGATACTTATCGAGAGGCTTTTGAGTTAAATCGTTTGAAGAATATGACACATAAAGAAATTGCTGATTATTTAGATGTGTCTCCTCAAACGATCAATTATCGGATTAGTCAAGCTTTAAAATTCCTTCGTGGTGGTCTAAAAGAATTCCTTCCTCTACTTTTACCTCTCATTTTATTATTGAGTTTCATATAGAAATAGTATATTCTTGATTTATTGCTGTAACATAATAGTTTACTTGACCGAAAATTAGTCACTAAAAGTGTTTTAAATAAGTTGAGTGATCTATTCTATGACGATATGTTTCTATTTTGTACGTCGAATCTTTTAGAGTAAAAAATATGAATATTCGAGATATAAAATGGGTTGTAAAGTCTTTTAATGAATTAACGAGTAGAGAGCTGTATAAAATACTACATGTTAGGCAAGAGGTTTTTGTATTAGAATTACAAGGTTATTATCAGGATATTGATTATCAAGATCAAAAAGCTTTGCATCTATTAGGTTTTGTAAAAACAGAATTAGTAGCCTATACTCGTATTTTCCCTCAGAACATAATCTTTTCAAAATCAGCATCCTTCGGTCGTTTTCTTGTTGTGAAAGAGTATAGAAAAGAAGGAGTAGGGCATGAGTTGATGGAACAAACATTCCAAGTTGTTGAAGGGTTGCTCGAAGCTAATGCTATTGAAATAGAAGCTCAACTCTACCTTAAAGTCTTTTATGAAAAATATGGGTTTATCATGACTGGAAATTCTTTTATAAATGCAGGTATCCCACATATTATCATGAAGAAAGATCTGTAAACTTTGAGTTTATATTGAACTGCTAATCATGTTTGAAAAGACTTTTGATGGATTAAATTGGCGCATATCTATCTTATTATCTATAGATTAATAAAAAGGCTACTTAATTTGCGAGTTAAGTAGCCTTTAATTTATTCTTGAGTTTAATGATTTTATTTTTTTATGAGATCAAATAGATAAGATAATTTTATAGTGAAGACACTATGAGCGGATCTATCAAAATAATCTTTCTTAGAATTATTATAAAAGTCAGATAATCCAAAATAATATCTTCCTTCAATTAAAAAGTTTCCAGCCTTTTTTGTTTTCCACTCTAATCCTAAACCTCCAGTAATGCCATAGTCAAATTTATTCTCTGCAGTCTTACCATATTGAGCCATAGTCACATTACTAGCTTCAAACTGATCGCTGAATTTTTCATTCTCACTGATTAAAAAAGCTATTTCTGGACCTAGGTGAATAAAAAATTGTACACCTGTAGGTTCTTTTCCGAATGCTAAATGTGCCAAAAACGGTATTTCTATGTAGTTCATCGTACGGCTATAGCTGTTTTCTGGTTGCTCATCAAATTGCTCTTTCCATCCTCTTTGTGAAAAATTGATTTCTAATTGTGCTCCACAAATCATTGCAAAATATTTTTCAGAGATATATCTAGCCGATACACCAAATGAAGGTCCAATAAGTGTACCTTGTTTAACTGTTGGTGTAAACATCACCGAGTTTATATTTATTCCGGCATTACCTCCTACACTAAGTATATTCCTCATATCTCCTATTTGAGCTTTTACTAAGTTACAGGTTAGTAAGAAGAGGCAAAGGATTATTATTTGTCGTAATTTATGCATAATTTATTTACTTCTGTATTAGTCAAAATCAATTTTAACCAATTCATAGTTACGATTAAAATGTACAAAGAATACTTTCTTATTAACAAAACCTCCCCAAGTATTTACCCTATTAAAATTAAATCCTGTCTGTATAGGATCTAGGTGCAAATCTTTTAGCCTAGTTTCAAGAGCAGTTCCGTAGATAGATAATCCTTTTATAAAGAAATACCCTATATCAAAGCCAAGCATTCCATATCTAGGATAGGTGTCAATCATCTCTTTACTATACCATTTATGGTATGAGCGTGTAAAGGATTTGGCAGCCGGTAATAAGTTGTTTGTATAAAAAGAAGAGTAGAAATACGTATCTAATTTGAAATAATTATCAATATGATCTCGTGTGTAAGTTTGCCATTCAGGATATCCAAACATACTTATATTTAGTTCAGGGTATCTTTCTACTAATTGAGTTAATTTCGGTATAAGTTCTATAAGAGTGACATCTTTGCCACTAGTTGGTACAAAGATATTTGCTTTTTGTGGGTTTAGCTTAGTTGCTAGAGATCCTACAGAATCGGTTACCGCTACATGTTTATAGGCAATGGATCTGGTGTCTAAATCTTGTTTAAATCCTTTTATAAACTCCTCTTTTCCATTATCATACTGCTGAGCATTGACGAAAATAACATTTGGATTTGCAAATTTACGTGCAAAGTTTTGATAGACTTCACTATACAAATAAGATTGAGGAGTGTTAATTTGATAAATAGATGGATTATTGAATACTACATCTGTTTTTGCTGAAAAAGGTATAACAAGTCTTATATTATTTTTTTGAGTAAACTCTGCTAAAGGCTTGATTTGTACTTGATATAAAGGTCCAACAATTACATTCATCTCCTTCAACTCGGGCTTTGACAATATTGTATTAATAGAATACTCTGTTTTACCAGAGTCATATACATACATATCCACAGAAACACCTGAGCGTTTTAGGCTATCTACCGCTAAGAGAAATCCTTCATAGAATTCAATCATTCTCATAGATTCACCTCTATGACCATTTTCAGGAAGGAAAGGTAGTATAATCGCTGTCTTAATAGTTGATAAAGCCTTGTAAGAAACCTCTTCTTCTAACTCTTTAAAAACTTCAGAATCAGTAGGAGGATTATCTACAACAAATGGATTTTCTATAATTTCTGCTATATCTTCTTTTTGAGAAGTTTCTTTTGGGTATGGTATACAAACAAACATGCCCTTTTTCATTCCATCTTTGAGCTCGGGGTTTGCATTGATTAATTCTTGTTCTGTAATGCCATATTTCCGGCTGACACTAAAAATAGTTTCACGTCTTTTTACCTTGTGCATTTCTTTACATCGAGGTTTTACTGCTGGTCTAATATCAGATTGAATTAGATCATCCTCTTGCTGGCGTTTTACAATTTCTTGTTGTACGTCTTGTTCAGATGTTTTGGGTATTCGAATAACTTGACCACTACGAAAATTCTGAGCACTCAACCCTGGGTTTGCACGCATAATAGCTTGTGTTGAAACTTTATAATCAACAGATAGTCTATATAAGGTGTCACCAGGCTTTATCGTATAAAAGATGTCATCTTTCTTTTGTACCGTTTTCTGAGGTATTTTAAGGGCTTTACCTGTATAAATTACTCGGTCTGAACCTGGATTGAGCTTTATAATATCTTCCTTGCTAACTTTATACATACTTGCTATGGAGTATAAGTTTTCTCCTTTTTGAATAGTATGTAAGAAAAAATCTGTAGCGTCTTGTGCAAAACCGCTTAAAACAGAGCAGCTTAATAGAGTAAATATTAAGAAAATGCGCTTTATTCTATTCATTCTTGTTTTGTTCTATAGTCTAAAAGAATTAATACCTTAAGTTAAGCAAAGGTACAAATAAACTGATATATACACATAGAATCACGGTTAAGAAAATAATTATGGCTTAATTGAAACTATA is part of the Bacteroides coprosuis DSM 18011 genome and harbors:
- a CDS encoding TonB-dependent receptor (COGs: COG1629 Outer membrane receptor protein mostly Fe transport~InterPro IPR012910:IPR000531~KEGG: bth:BT_1042 hypothetical protein~PFAM: TonB-dependent receptor, beta-barrel; TonB-dependent receptor, plug~SPTR: SusC homolog;~IMG reference gene:2504106664~PFAM: Phage late control gene D protein (GPD); TonB-dependent Receptor Plug Domain; TonB dependent receptor~TIGRFAM: TonB-dependent outer membrane receptor, SusC/RagA subfamily, signature region; TonB-linked outer membrane protein, SusC/RagA family) produces the protein MKYKFQYLLLILLLVSMSTFANAQSSKITVDFKESTLEQIIKEIGQQASLSIVYNVKDIDTQGKYSIKATNEDASVVVERLLKNSNVNYTIKDNHLVLSAKQTAKAQQSTTRHKVTGNVVDEAGESLIGVSIAIKGSSTGTITNIDGDFSIDVPNGSELEVSYIGYMSQKFKITKGQDLKVVLKEDTKTLDEVVVTALGIKRAEKALSYNVQQVKGDELTSIKDANFMNSISGKVAGVNIQRSSAGVGGSTRVVMRGNKSIMGDNNVLYVVDGIPIGNQADRSGSGTGFGGMTSGEGISNFNPDDIESISVLTGPSAAALYGASAANGVILINTKKGKEGKVRVNVNSSFEAANAYILPEFQNTYGNKSGDSRSWGDKLATPTSYDPKDFFNTGNTFNNSFNISAGTEKNQTYFSASAINATGVVPNNKYHRYNVTLRNTAKFFNDKLTIDASASYVREFANNMVSFGTYFNPIVGAYLYPRGQNFEQEKYFERYNENLGYSEQYWSPGDMGMDIQNPYWIAYRNIRPEAKDRYMFYGQAKYDLTNWLNIAGRVRLDNTYTEKEDKRYASTINTFAKPKGRYTYSNSTFKQKYADIMVNLDKDLNTNFHLTANIGSSFEEYDTKGRGYGGQLLLVPNKFTYTNIDPTNSTPSEIGGNSRTRNFAMFGSTELSWNSALYLTLTGRGDKPSQLVNSKNEWIFYPSIGLSALVTELLSDDLQQRIKPVLSFLKVRTSYTEVGSPIPFTGLTPGTITHNISGGAVDPYEYYPVSDLKAERTRSYELGVDSKWFNNILSIGVTLYKSNTYNQLLKAQLSKGSGYNYMFVQAGNVQNKGIEINLGLSQSFKDFEYNTVLTATANRNKIKELAHNVKNPVDPTQILDLSDIQMGRFRLREGGQIGDLYADEWLKRDDENHINYNKEDGDQLLTESTTPYKIGSVNPKWNLGWNTTLSYKGFSFNMLFNARIGGQVISKTQAMLDKFGVSKVSAQARDAGGVQVGDFVVDPKTYYESVSNLDAYYVYSATNVRLQEARLSYSFPKKWFNNIVNDLSLSVYGTNLWMLYNKAPFDPELTASTGTFGQGYDYFMLPSQRTFGVGLKVGF
- a CDS encoding hypothetical protein (KEGG: bth:BT_1044 hypothetical protein~SPTR: Putative secreted endoglycosidase, GH family 18;~IMG reference gene:2504106662): MKSNIKTLIHIIPFVLTMVFLPQACSKWTDTERDILENQEGLKRRIPYLEAESMEDLTLDLQEYFKNIKEYRETRHVKGFGWFGNWTGKGDNPQNYLKALPDSVDFVSLWGCRGNLTPEQKKDLKFFQEVKSGKAILCWIIQDLGDQLTPIGRDALDYWVEEKGKGVFEDGVRAYASAICDSIEKYNLDGFDIDYEPGYGHSGTLASGQEISPNGNRNMQIFIETLSERLRPAGRMLVMDGQPDLLSSETSKLVDHYIYQAYWESRTSYVLSKINHPHLSDWEEKTIITVEFEQTWKTGGITHYRSTVRPELNREPGTQILDYATLNLPSGKRIGGIGTFHMEYDYANINREEAENRPYHWLRKALYFGNQVYPIEK
- a CDS encoding anti-FecI sigma factor, FecR (COGs: COG3712 Fe2+-dicitrate sensor membrane component~InterPro IPR006860~KEGG: bfs:BF1309 putative anti-sigma factor~PFAM: FecR protein~SPTR: Putative anti-sigma factor;~IMG reference gene:2504106665~PFAM: FecR protein), which encodes MELDYKTLTKYIDNSLSTEETQKVEEWYNKSEEHKQKMQDFYTVYKLEKASYAYEKADENVSFERIKSKITLHKDNTSPLSPTRFIPIFRKIATPLAAFFTGIVLTTSILLFLMQDNINATYIASTDDNQRSEITLPDGTKVWLNATTQVKYTESFWNKKRILALDGEAYLEVKPNKKKPFIVSAQDVDVKVLGTKFNVRSRESEAEVITTLLEGSVQVKSSKVEDSTILKPGQSIIINAKDGSSELFTYSKPHNILLWRTGELTFDKSTLQEIAQTLEQHFNIHFQFENDKLKEEIYTCSFSTNDNIDYILNILTLTEKFKYRVIDNKVILY
- a CDS encoding hypothetical protein (KEGG: bth:BT_1043 hypothetical protein~SPTR: SusD homolog;~IMG reference gene:2504106663) is translated as MKKYIYLALIALLSACADYEDINSNIYGVTDSELKAGGLAYGSAFMKMQQLVIPIGSPDKTTDPGNDLQNTDLISSGNYIGYFGNNNNWGFNIESNWNFREDRMTYAYENFYSKLYRSWNDIYKEANGSEEPNDKATLALANIVKVAGWLRATDVFGPIVYTNAGKGSIAPKLDSQEDVYRAMLADLDESVEILKNYPSLLMNDYDAIYDGNTSKWVKFANSLMLRMSVRVHFKDQALAQEYIQKALDPANGGVIENIEEEAKVQSTSKMPLLNSLLASIDYGETRMGLGIWSYLTGYEDPRISKYFTKGTFFDEAHYLAVAPTNSRSKEMGKNTPEFASKPNVYEGSPLYWMRASEVLFLKAEAALFGLISENPKQLYEEGVTMSFEENGVKGVEQYLKSKSRPTDIDMSNYHYGYYSAKISEKNTSPNWNDMNQASNLSQKEQQFQKIMTQKYLALYPNAVEAWTEYRRTGYPFILPPEDREAPKRIGCTECLAPERFRYSPSEYSNNPNMNEIPSLLGGEDTGATKMWWVREDRPSQR